From a single Planctellipticum variicoloris genomic region:
- a CDS encoding undecaprenyl-diphosphate phosphatase has protein sequence MWQEYVRLIVLGIVQGISEFLPISSDGHLVIANAAMRYGFGMEESRDGMATIITLHAGTLLAILIVYAHDIRQTLRNWRLCAQIVLATIPAAVVGLTLKDWFEETFDSPVMAACGLFVTAGLLLAAQRLESNKFSDQQLPWLVAWVIGCFQALALLPGVSRSGCTISSALMMGVDRISAARFSFLIAIPAISGAIVLEAKDMLESPPVDLAWGPLAVGTVVAFVVGLGALKLLLRMLTQRRLHWFAGYCVVLGISTLLWQTLSPPVSQTPPAAVTVSAEAPR, from the coding sequence ATGTGGCAGGAATACGTCCGGCTGATCGTGCTGGGGATCGTGCAGGGGATCTCCGAGTTTCTTCCGATCAGCTCCGATGGCCATCTGGTGATCGCCAACGCCGCCATGCGCTACGGATTCGGGATGGAAGAGTCGCGAGACGGCATGGCGACGATTATCACCCTCCATGCCGGGACGCTCCTCGCCATTCTCATCGTCTACGCGCACGACATTCGCCAGACGCTGCGGAACTGGCGACTCTGCGCCCAGATTGTGCTCGCAACAATTCCCGCCGCCGTCGTCGGCCTGACGCTCAAGGACTGGTTCGAGGAAACGTTCGACTCTCCCGTCATGGCCGCCTGCGGACTGTTCGTCACCGCCGGTCTGCTGCTAGCCGCTCAGCGGCTGGAGAGCAATAAATTCAGCGACCAGCAACTCCCCTGGCTGGTCGCCTGGGTCATCGGCTGTTTCCAGGCGCTCGCGCTGCTGCCGGGCGTCTCCCGCTCCGGCTGCACAATCTCGTCCGCGCTGATGATGGGTGTGGACCGCATCTCGGCGGCGCGCTTCTCGTTCCTGATCGCCATTCCGGCGATCTCGGGCGCCATCGTGCTGGAAGCCAAAGACATGCTGGAGTCGCCGCCAGTCGATCTCGCCTGGGGCCCGCTGGCCGTGGGGACGGTGGTCGCGTTCGTTGTCGGCCTGGGGGCGCTGAAACTCCTGCTGCGCATGCTGACTCAGCGACGGCTGCACTGGTTTGCCGGCTACTGCGTCGTCCTGGGAATCTCCACACTGCTCTGGCAGACCCTCAGTCCTCCGGTCAGCCAGACCCCGCCCGCCGCAGTGACAGTTTCCGCGGAGGCCCCTCGCTAA